From Corvus cornix cornix isolate S_Up_H32 chromosome 17, ASM73873v5, whole genome shotgun sequence, the proteins below share one genomic window:
- the LOC104688509 gene encoding carboxyl-terminal PDZ ligand of neuronal nitric oxide synthase protein-like, protein MPVKNRYNLVDDGCDSRVPLHNEEAFQHGIHFQAKYIGSLDVPRPNSRVEIVAAMRRIRYEFKAKNIKKKKVSIIVSVDGVKVILRKKQKRKEWTWDESKMVVMHDPVYRIFYVSHDSQDLKIFSYIARDGANNSFRCNVFKSKKKSQAMRVVRTVGQAFEVCHKLSLQHALQNADGQADGASDKSAEEQPLEVHQIKGSKITDVDEVGIDTGGICVSERGPRELPGARGDLGMLKPGQASKEKNGQDAENCSLHLASSQQLLSPSSPCSSASITPLASQHCLQLLQQQLLQQQQQTQVAVAQVQLLKDQLAAETAARIEAQARVRQLLLTNRDLLQHVSLLVRQLTVLEAREEHRDEHWQPVDRSLQNLSLAQSLSLNLKNHYSLDVHLPSTSTPASVLGSPVAPGSLPSLGPRDSYLNLVSLDRGSHRYGSKEGDECLAVLEGQDGLSRRVEGSEVSDFTLLNGSSRQKADDMDRGDEDRRQPPIPKLNPPPPILRKRSSKTSPSLEVEVKPESSAHLSLPSASISSLTSITASSLTLLDPEARTPARSAASSMEAGPAGTCQRTLGKDRTGESGPVSPLASIHDPTASETLAKELMALGSPMDSSLPFSPADDTCLHISFSEDELDTAVGPSRVPS, encoded by the exons TATGAATTCAAAGCCAAGAACATTAAGAAGAAGAAGGTGAGCATCATCGTGTCCGTGGATGGGGTGAAGGTGATCCTGCGCAAGAAGCAGAAg AGAAAGGAGTGGACCTGGGACGAGAGTAAGATGGTGGTGATGCACGATCCCGTGTACAG AATTTTCTACGTCTCTCATGACTCGCAAGacctgaaaatatttagttACATCGCAAGGGACGGCGCAAACAACTCCTTCAGGTGCAACGTCTTCAAATCCAAGAAGAAG AGCCAGGCCATGCGCGTGGTGCGCACGGTGGGACAGGCCTTCGAGGTGTGCCACAAGCTGAGCCTGCAGCACGCCCTGCAGAACGCCGACGGGCAGGCCGACGGCGCCAGCGACAAATCGGCCGAGGAGCAGCCGCTGGAAG TTCACCAGATAAAGGGCTCCAAGATCACGGATGTGGATGAGGTTGGCATCGATACTGGTGGCATCTGTGTGTCTGAGAGGGGACCCAGAGAGCTGCCAGGTGCCAGAGGGGACCTCGGCATGCTGAAACCTGGGCAAGCctcaaaggaaaagaatggcCAG GATGCCGAAAACTGCTCCCTCCACCtggccagctcccagcagctgctcagcccgagcagcccctgctcctcgGCCTCCATCACCCCGCTggcctcccagcactgcctccagctgctccagcagcagctcctccagcagcagcagcagacgCAGGTGGCTGTGGCCCAG gtgcagctgctgaaggaccAACTGGCGGCCGAGACAGCGGCGCGGATCGAGGCGCAGGCCCGGGTGCGGCAGCTCCTGCTGACCAACCGCGACCTGCTGCAGCACGTCTCGCTGCTGGTGCGGCAGCTGACAGTGCTGGAGGCCCGGGAGGAGCACCGGGATGAGCATTGGCAGCCAG TTGACCGCTCCTTGCAAAACCTGTCCCTGGCCCAGTCCCTCTCCTTGAACCTGAAGAACCACTACAGCCTGGACGTCCACCTGCCGTCCACCTCCACCCCCGCCAGCGTCCTGGGCAGCCCCGTGGCCCCTGGCTCGCTGCCTTCCCTGGGCCCCAGGGACTCCTACCTCAACCTCGTCAGCCTGGACAGGGGCAGCCACCGCTATGGCAGCAAGGAGGGGGACGagtgcctggcagtgctggaggggcAGGACGGACTAAGCCGGCGCGTGGAGGGCTCCGAGGTCAGCGACTTCACTCTGCTCAACGGGAGCAGCCGGCAGAAGGCAGATGACATGGACAGAGGGGATGAGGACAG GCGGCAGCCGCCCATTCCCAAGCTCAACCCGCCACCACCCATCCTACGCAAAAGGTCAAGCAAGACCTCCCCAAGCCTGGAAGTGGAGGTGAAACCCGAGAGCTCTGCCCACCTGAGCCTGCCCAGTGCCAGCATCTCCAGCCTCACCAGCAtcactgccagctccctcaCCCTCTTGGACCCTGAGGCAAGGACTCCTGCACGGAGCGCTGCCTCCAGCATGGAGGCCGGCCCTGCCGGGACCTGCCAGCGCACTCTGGGCAAGGACAGGACTGGAGAGAGTGGGCCAGTGTCCCCCCTGGCCAGCATCCATGACCCAACAGCCAGCGAGACCCTGGCTAAGGAGTTGAtggccctgggcagccccatGGACAGCTCACTGCCCTTCTCCCCTGCAGACGACACCTGCTTGCACATCAGCTTCTCTGAAGATGAGTTGGACACTGCCGTGGGGCCCAGCAGAGTCCCCTCTTAG